One Danio aesculapii chromosome 13, fDanAes4.1, whole genome shotgun sequence DNA window includes the following coding sequences:
- the nanp gene encoding N-acylneuraminate-9-phosphatase yields MMGSRGVLSIIFDLDNTLIDTAGAGRTAIQKVCELLKSSPVLESHIRDICERFLRKLLQESFDPSEEKTIDDVRIQHWYEALQETSGTDPDPALASRCYYTWKNTRLQALNLSPEVRALLEELQKNYKLLLLTNGDTQTQREKIEAVRCEGLFSLVVVGGDHPEQKPACSIFTHCFESAGVRPQDCIMVGDSLSTDIQGGINAGVRATVWINAGSKSLPQDSVTPDYTLPTVLHLNEVLAQLA; encoded by the exons ATGATGGGAAGTCGCGGGGTTTTATCGATTATTTTTGATTTGGATAACACGCTGATCGATACAGCAGGAGCAGGACGAACTGCCATTCAgaag GTGTGTGAGCTGCTCAAGTCGTCACCTGTGCTGGAAAGCCACATAAGAGACATCTGTGAGCGCTTCTTAAGAAAGCTTCTCCAAGAGTCCTTCGACCCATCAGAAGAAAAAACGATAGATGACGTGAGGATCCAGCACTGGTATGAAGCCCTGCAGGAGACATCGGGCACAGATCCCGATCCAGCTCTGGCTTCCAGATGCTACTACACATGGAAAAACACACGCTTACAGGCTCTGAATTTGTCTCCGGAGGTTCGAGCACTGCTGGAGGAACTGCAGAAGAATTACAAACTGCTTCTGCTCACCAATGGCGACACTCAGACGCAGCGGGAGAAGATCGAAGCAGTGAGATGTGAGGGTCTCTTTAGTTTGGTGGTAGTCGGAGGAGATCATCCGGAGCAGAAACCGGCATGCTCCATCTTTACTCACTGCTTTGAGTCTGCAGGAGTTCGGCCGCAGGACTGCATCATGGTGGGAGATTCTCTTAGCACAGACATCCAGGGAGGCATTAATGCTGGAGTTCGGGCAACTGTGTGGATAAATGCTGGCAGTAAATCTCTCCCGCAGGACTCTGTAACTCCAGACTACACTCTACCTACTGTACTGCATCTGAATGAAGTTCTAGCTCAGCTGGCATGA